A window from Dermacentor albipictus isolate Rhodes 1998 colony chromosome 10, USDA_Dalb.pri_finalv2, whole genome shotgun sequence encodes these proteins:
- the LOC135897854 gene encoding venom metalloproteinase 3-like, with amino-acid sequence MKNCVLTCFVYSALMIGCSREELVQDSITVYPRVLEDREGNSEKILLIRDGHSLKLTKASVLSERVSLQYGTNDGVINRYIDGKYYERHLYQDSEKQAALLVRPQVAGDYHISGLVNASHMIEPLTTSERSLSGGTPHKLSRLNLLKRSLDMTKRTRSPRRKIPWYLKKEPPLKVPKNFTIEMVFISDSTHSEMFDNASEHIDYVIVFMLGASLRLQQLNPPGSIALTSIRRLGTEEDNIYLSLSKDDRLVAMETMKKIGNHAIFDHELYDADAVYLTTLRDIKQYEDPRKKRDLFGMAMIGGICSYDKSAVGKDEPFSYSGLSIFIHELGHLLNLHHDGERDSSHCRPKAGYIMHTYFDGEHHYEWSKCSNDAIRTFLQSPKSSCLHSVKSRNVSLLPNDHMNLTSVINGADYCDKYFPNFYDVSHEKVSFGDNCYFRCKLKMINRGPHYAHIRAPDGTPCKGRTKKCYKGICR; translated from the exons TCGGTTGCAGCCGGGAGGAGTTGGTACAGGACAGCATCACAGTATATCCTAGAGTTCTCGAGGACAGAGAAGGCAACTCCGAAAAAATTCTCCTCATACGTGATGGTCATTCTCTTAAATTAACGAAAGCTTCAGTGCTGTCAGAGAGAGTGTCGCTGCAATATGGAACAAATGATGGCGTCATCAACCGCTAT ATTGATGGAAAGTATTATGAGAGACATCTTTATCAGGACTCTGAAAAACAGGCAGCATTACTAGTGAGACCTCAAGTGGCAGGCGATTACCATATT AGCGGACTGGTAAACGCTTCGCATATGATTGAGCCGTTGACAACCTCAGAGAGATCACTATCCGGAGGAACCCCGCACAAGTTATCAAGGTTAAACTTATTGAAAAGAAGCCTTGACATGACAAAAAGAACCC GAAGCCCAAGGCGGAAAATACCCTGGTACCTAAAGAAAG AGCCCCCACTAAAGGTGCCGAAAAACTTCACCATCGAGATGGTGTTCATCAGTGACTCTACCCACTCAGAGATGTTCGACAATGCATCAGAGCATATTGATTACGTAATTGTGTTCATGCTCGGG GCCAGTCTTCGTCTTCAGCAGCTTAATCCCCCAGGCTCTATAGCCCTAACCTCAATCCGACGTTTGGGTACT GAAGAAGACAACATCTATCTCAGCCTGTCGAAAGACGACAGGCTTGTTGCCATGGAAACCATGAAGAAAATAGGAAATCATGCAATATTCGACCATGAATTGTACGATGCAGACGCAGTCTATTTGACCACACT GAGAGATATCAAGCAGTACGAGGATCCAAGGAAGAAAAGGGACCTTTTCG GCATGGCAATGATCGGAGGTATTTGCAGCTACGACAAAAGTGCCGTTGGAAAGGACGAGCCATTTTCATATTCCGGACTCAGCATCTTCATCCACGAATTGGGGCACTT GCTCAATTTGCACCATGACGGTGAACGTGATTCATCACATTGCCGTCCCAAAGCTGGCTACATAATGCACACATACTTTGACGGAGAGCATCATTATGAGTGGTCAAAATGCAGCAATGATGCAATTAGGACGTTTCTGCA GTCACCTAAGTCAAGCTGCTTGCACTCTGTGAAAAGTCGCAACGTTTCTTTGCTGCCGAACGACCATATGAATCTGACATCGGTTATCAATGGAGCCGATTACTGCGACAAGTATTTTCCGAACTTCTATGACGTCTCTCATGAAAAG GTATCCTTTGGCGACAATTGCTACTTTCGCTGCAAATTGAAGATGATAAATCGTGGACCACACTATGCACACATACGTGCACCGGATGGAACACCCTGTAAAGGACGAACTAAG aaATGTTACAAGGGCATCTGTAGGTGA